From Miscanthus floridulus cultivar M001 chromosome 15, ASM1932011v1, whole genome shotgun sequence, the proteins below share one genomic window:
- the LOC136508732 gene encoding psbP domain-containing protein 4, chloroplastic-like isoform X2 → MSSTTVLFSPTSSSLFLTKPSPVAKGRTAAAAAVRCSSGPSLSVGHEEEGEREGVAMVGRRRALASAAAAVCGAPVLGFAGRGLAATQGLLAGRIPGLSEPDGNGWRTYRRPDDKSGGHGVGWSPIIPYSFKVPDGWDEVPVSIADLGGTEIDLRFANPKEGRLFVIVAPVRRFADDLDDATIEKIGNPEKVITAFGPEVIGENVEGKVLSTATAERSGRTYYQFELEPPHVFITATAAGNRLYLFSVTANGLQWKRHYKDLKQIAESFRVV, encoded by the exons ATGAGCAGCACGACAGTGCTGTTCTCCCCGACCTCCTCCTCCCTGTTCCTCACCAAACCTTCTCCCGTCGCCAAGggcaggacggcggcggcggctgctgtcaGGTGCAGCAGTGGGCCCTCCCTGTCAGTGGGACATGAAGaggagggggagagggagggtGTAGCAATGGTGGGGAGGAGGCGGGCATTGGCTTCTGCAGCTGCTGCTGTCTGTGGTGCTCCAGTGCTTGGGTTTGCAGGCCGTGGTCTGGCGGCCACTCAGGGCCTGCTGGCAGGGAGGATCCCCGGCTTGTCTGAACCTGATGGAAATG GTTGGAGAACATACCGTAGGCCAGACGACAAGTCCGGTGGCCACGGAGTTGGCTGGAGCCCCATCATCCCGTACAGCTTCAAAGTTCCAGACGGCTGGGATGAG GTCCCGGTGTCAATTGCTGATCTTGGTGGCACGGAGATCGACCTGCGCTTCGCAAACCCAAAGGAGGGCCGGTTGTTCGTCATCGTTGCCCCAGTTCGCCGGTTCGCAG ATGATCTGGATGATGCGACCATCGAGAAGATCGGCAACCCAGAGAAGGTGATCACCGCCTTCGGTCCAGAGGTCATTGGAGAGAATGTGGAAGGGAAGGTCCTGTCCACGGCGACGGCAGAGCGTTCAGGAAGAACTTACTACCAGTTTGAGCTGGAGCCACCCCATGTGTTCATTACCGCCACGGCAGCTGGGAACAGGCTCTACCTGTTCAGTGTAACTGCAAACG GTCTGCAATGGAAGAGGCATTACAAGGATCTGAAACAAATAGCAGAATCATTTCGAGTCGTGTAG
- the LOC136508732 gene encoding psbP domain-containing protein 4, chloroplastic-like isoform X1, with the protein MEMTGWRTYRRPDDKSGGHGVGWSPIIPYSFKVPDGWDEVPVSIADLGGTEIDLRFANPKEGRLFVIVAPVRRFADDLDDATIEKIGNPEKVITAFGPEVIGENVEGKVLSTATAERSGRTYYQFELEPPHVFITATAAGNRLYLFSVTANGLQWKRHYKDLKQIAESFRVV; encoded by the exons ATGGAAATG ACAGGTTGGAGAACATACCGTAGGCCAGACGACAAGTCCGGTGGCCACGGAGTTGGCTGGAGCCCCATCATCCCGTACAGCTTCAAAGTTCCAGACGGCTGGGATGAG GTCCCGGTGTCAATTGCTGATCTTGGTGGCACGGAGATCGACCTGCGCTTCGCAAACCCAAAGGAGGGCCGGTTGTTCGTCATCGTTGCCCCAGTTCGCCGGTTCGCAG ATGATCTGGATGATGCGACCATCGAGAAGATCGGCAACCCAGAGAAGGTGATCACCGCCTTCGGTCCAGAGGTCATTGGAGAGAATGTGGAAGGGAAGGTCCTGTCCACGGCGACGGCAGAGCGTTCAGGAAGAACTTACTACCAGTTTGAGCTGGAGCCACCCCATGTGTTCATTACCGCCACGGCAGCTGGGAACAGGCTCTACCTGTTCAGTGTAACTGCAAACG GTCTGCAATGGAAGAGGCATTACAAGGATCTGAAACAAATAGCAGAATCATTTCGAGTCGTGTAG